The Prionailurus bengalensis isolate Pbe53 chromosome B1, Fcat_Pben_1.1_paternal_pri, whole genome shotgun sequence genomic interval TCATTGGCCTCCATCGCTGTTCCTGCCCCCCGCGCTCTGGACACAGAACACATGGGATCTCTGGCAggctggaggggtgtggggagtgCTTCCCTGAGTGGGGTCAAGGTATTGGGCGGCACCGGTTATCGGTTACCCGGAGGCAGGACCCTGGTAGCCTCGCCTGCTCTCCGGGAGGCCCCACAAACCCATCACTCGTCACTCGTGGAAGGTGAGTTGAACTCAGCCACAGGGGAGCCAGTTTCTTAGAAGCCAGAGTAAAAGCGCACACAGCCCAGGGGCTAGTTAACCAGCTGCGGCCCTTCATGGTGAGACCTGACAATGTGAGGagccacaggggagggaggggcacgcGGTTGACAAAcccctggggagctggggagggctgGGCAGCGCTAGGCTCCAGAGAGTTCTGTGCGAGTCTGCGCACGGGCACCTGTCCCAGAACCCTCTTCAGTCTCACCGCCCGGTGGCGGCACCACGGTCTCCCTGTGAGTCTTCCCAGACTTGCCCCCCCGCCCGCGCTGCACTGCTGTGCGGGTGGGTGCCCCCTCCGTGGCCCCACTCCCTCAGACCCCGGAGCAGAGGGGGCCAGATCCTGTCACTGGGTCCTTCCTCAGTGCCCCCTGAGGGTCAGGGAGCAGCATCTGCCCAAAATCataggacggggggggggggggggggggggggggggggggggggcaggccagggatggggaagggaaCGTCCAGGAGCAGGAGTATGGCCAGCAGAGTGGAGCCCACTGTCCCAGGGTCTGGTGGATCAGAGGCCAGGTGAGAGCTTTGCTTACATGTGgctccatgggggtggggggggggggggacccaccTAGAaaccacctccccctccccaggaggCCTCGGCCCCCAGAGCCCATGTGGACTCCCAAGAGCTGGGGGCAGCCAGGGGGCTTGGCAGGCCTACAGCCCCCCAAGGAAGGGGAGGCCTGCCCCGTGATGGTCTCATCGTCCCTCCCGTGGACACTACGGTGTCTGCACCCCCTGCCCTTGGGGACCTCGGACTGAGGCAGTGAAGGCCACCGGTGGTCCTAAGGCTCTGCCCTGCCGGGGCCGTGCCCCCGTGCAGCTGGACACACCGGACCACGTTGACCCTGGCTCTGCCCAGGGCTTGTCCTATCCCAGCCAGAGACCTGAGCAGGAAACCTGTAGAGGGCTTGTGACCCAGGCAGCCGGTgaccccgccctccccgccctcctccgGGGGCGGAGGACAACCTGTCCCAGGTGGAGAGGATGACACTGCCTGGGGTTGCAAAAGGGCAGGAAACCAGAAAGCACAGAGCAGGGATGTGAACCAGttgtctctgtttattttttggaaagcGCATCTGCCAGTTTGGGCCGACACCTTTGACCCCCATGAGGCTGGGGACCTGAGAACAGAGACCACCCTGGACCGCTGCCCGGCTGGCGGCCGATGAGCAAGACAGCCACCCAAATGCGGGCCATTAACAGTACAAAAAGTAACAAAACTGAATTCACGGCTTTCTCTCCCAAGCTTTGAAAGGTAGCAGTCTGGGCTATAAAAGTCTAAAAGCATTGCGTAAGAAGTGTTAAATCTACAGCAAATACATCTtgtaaaaactcaataaattatatatatagatatatataaactTGTAACATCTAATAACATCTGAACCTGCGTGCAgggttgcccccccccccctggaAACTGCCTCCTCACTCAGAACACATGGCAATTAGAACTTGTATGAAAATACCAGCTTGCTTTGAAGTCCAAAAAATACATCTCCTAAAGAAAAACCCTATAGAAACCTAATTCCCCTGTGAAAGAAggccaaaggaaataaaatatcctCACTAGAATCACCTCAAACTATTAACGACCCTTAAGGGTGCAAGGGACCTGGCTGGGCTTTGGGGTGAAGCCCTTAGCGGGCCCTCTACATGAAGCAGGAACCTTCTCGGCTGTTAATAAGTTAAAACTGAGACCTCTCTGCCACGCGGCTGGCTGAACACTATGAGCacggggggagaggggcacagggccGGGGGTTCTGGGGGTCGATAAATAGCTTtacaaatatacaatttttaaaacaaaactgcgTTGCCAGAAAAGCCTCTCGATCTCCTGCTGGTTTTCGCGTTGATCTCAGCAGATCCCTCGGGAACCTCCCGGGCCGGCGGCTGCGCCTCCCTCCTGCACCCTCAGGGTCCCGTGCCCGTTTAGACCGGCTCCTCCCTCCGTATAGATATCtctatatatacgtatgtgtagATCCTGTACACAGCatctatttatataaatgtacacTCATTTCTGGAACGAACCTCTCGGACAGAAGTTAAAGCCTCCTGCCTTCAGGTACCCGTAATTCAGTCTCCCAAGGAGCagggtgggaagtggggaggcctggaggtggggggaggctgcGGGCTAGCACTCCCCCCCAGGCCCAAGGTGCCGCTTGGGTGGGAGGTGTATCatgggggagggcggggcggggggaggcttcCCTGCAGGCTCAGCTTGGGCAAGTGGAGGGGCCTCGGTCCACGCTGGATGCCAGAGCTTGGCcggaaccacccccccccccccccccccccccccccccgccagtgcTCCCGGCGGGGCAGCGATGCGTGGggagagcctgggggaggggccccaggGAGGAGCCCCTTTACATTCTACATTCGGTCCCCCTGGTGCTGCCAGCACACGTAGCCAGGAGGTCATCATACAGCAGGGCGGGCACCCCAGGGACCCTGCACCGGGGCGCCAGGGGCCTCAAGACTCACGCGctcacacacgcgcacacacacgaagctgtctgtccatccgtccatctggcCCAGGTCTGAGGCCCAGGCCAGGGGGCCCCTGCGGTCGACGGCGGCACGGTGAGCTGGGGTCTGCTCTCACATTGGTGGGGGCTCGGCCTGCAGGCCGGCGGCCCTTCACGTCCGAGGGCCCCCGCCGCCAGGAGGGGCCGGAGGCAGCAGGTCGTGGGCAAACACAGAGTCGTCCCCTGAAGAGCTGGAGCTGGGGGTGTCCTGGCCGCCCGGCGAGTACTGCTCGAAGGGCACCGACAGGTCTAGGTAttcctgcgggggggggggggggggcaggcagccgTCAGGGCCACGCCCCCCAcgtgccccctccacccccgcaaGGTGGGTGGGAGCCGCACTCACATCGGTGGACGTGACGGTGAGGATGCGGTCCAGGTCCTCCACCAGCTGCTTGAAGGTGGGCCTCTGTGAGGGCACCGCGTGCCAGCACTCCCGCATGATCGTGTACCTGGCCGGGCGCTCAGGTGAGGCTCCGGGCCGGGTGCCCGCACGGGCCCCGCCCGCGctcgctccccccgccccccgccgcggGCACCAAGGCCACGCCCCCCCGGGGCCGAACCGGGCATCGGCCGAGGGGCCCGTGCACTCACAGGTCGTGTGTGCAGTTGGCCGGCTTGTCCATGCGGTGGCCCTCTTTCAGCAGCTTGAAGAGCTCCTCCACGGGGATGCCGGGGTACGGCGAGCCCCCCAGAGTGAAGATCTCCCAGAGCAGGACCCCGAAGGACCAGCTGGCGGGGAGCACGGCACCGTCAGCCCATCTGTCCTACCACCAGAGGTCCTGTGCCCTCTGCAGCCCGCCTGCCCCAGACGCACCCCGCTGGCAAGAAGGGGAGATCGGCCACAGGAGCCACCGCTGGGCCCCCCCGCCCCTGCGTCCCAcgcggccccgcccccccccgcgcccccccacGTACACGTCACTCTGGTGGGTGTAGACTCGGTCAAACAAGGCCTCGGGTGCCATCCACTTCACAGGCAGCCGGCCCTGGGAGGGCGaggcggggaagggggggcacGTCGGTCACCAGATGCCCTCCTGGTGCCTGGGGCTGCCTActccgcacccccctcccccagccaggcccactccgcacccccctccccccagcccttccccagccAGGCTCACATTGGTGGTCTTTTTGTAGTAGTCAAGGTTGTGCACGTCGCGGGCCAGACCAAAGTCCGCAATCTTCATCACGTTGTCCTCGGTCACCAGCACGTTGCGGGCCGCCAGGTCCCTGTGGATGcactgggggcgggagggggcagggctgaggctccCGCCAggccctgaccctccccccccacctcccctgcaggCCGGGGTGCCCTTATCGGCCCCCTCATGGGCCCtgcgccgcccccaccccccgccctgctcACCTTCTGCGAGGCCAGGTACTCCATGCCCCGCGCCACCTGGTAGGCACAAGACACCAGGTCCTTGCAGGTGAGTTGCTCCTCGGGCAGCTTGCACGTGTCGAAGGAGTAGTCCATGCCTGGCGGCCTCCGCGCCCGCAGGTACTCGCGCAGGTTCCCCTTGGCTGCGTACTCCACCAGCACGTACAGGGGCCCTGGGGGCCCAGGCGTCAGAGGAgggccccgcccgccgcccccacccctgcccgcctgcccgccccccGCAGCCTACCGCCCTGCGTGCAGGCCCCCAGCAGGTTGATGATGTTCTTGTGTCTGCCgatcattttcatcatctccaTCTCCGACACCAGATCCGACAGGTCCTTGTCTGTGGCGTCGTCTGCACGGGAGGGCAGGCGCACCGCATCAGGCGCTGCCGcgcagccccgcccctgcccctgcccctgccccccgcacAGGCTCCCCTCGCCacatccttccctcctccctcacctttcAGCATCTTCACGGCCACAGTGACAGGCTTGGCGGCCCGGTCCTTGTCAATGCCGATGGCCTCTGCCATGACCACTTGGCCAAAGCAGCCCTCCCCGAGAGGCTTGCCCAGGGTCAGCCTGGGGGCAGAAACCGAAAGGCAGTGAGCACCCACACCAGCTCAAGGCCCTGTACCGGACAGTCTTTGAGGCCTAGCGTCgctgcctccaggaagccctccacgCTTGCCCCCATGACTTCTCATAGGATAAAGGACGTTGGCCGGCCAGCCTCTCACCCACCCTGTGCAGGGCCATCCAGACAGCACTCTGCAAGGGGCGCCGACACCTCAGGAGCACCTGCCCCTGGCCCGGCCTCCTCTGGTCGATAGTTGCCACGCCATCAACGGTGTGGACTCCTACCCGACTCTGATCTGAGTCCGATCAGGTTTCTGAgtggtgccccctcccccgccacagGACCACACCCTGTGTGTGCCCCCACCGCCGCCGGATCAGGGCCCCAGCCCCACTGACCGGGCCCTGGACAGCTCCCACTTGGGGTCGGCGGGCAGCTCGAGCTCGGAGACGTTGGCCAGCGCAGGACCCTCCCCGGAAGACAGCCGGGCGATTCGCACCAGCGGCGTGTTGGAGTTCATGGACGAGTTGGACTCCAAGGACACCTGCTTGGGTCGGCAGGGACAGGTTGGTGCCAAGGGGCCGATCCACAGGGTCGGGGGGAGGGTGAGACACGCCCCAGGGGTGGCCGGACCGTGGCTTTGCCCACGCGGGCAGGGCTGctaaggggtggggagggggcatctgacttccgctcagccCTACACGAAGGAAGGCCCTAGAAGTCCTACGCTGCAGGGTACCCCAGGCTCCTGGTGGAGCCCGTGCAGACCAGGGAGGGGGGCGGCTCAGCCACCGCGGAGACCTGCGTCCCCGGGAGGCCCCACGCCTCCCGCGCCACGGGGAGTCCCTGAGCTCAGGAGCCCAGAGGAGCGGGCCCCGGGGGCGTCCGGGCGGCTCGGAACCCGGTAGCTACTTTCTGTTACCTGTCGCTTGAGTGGAAAGCGGGAGACCTTGTGCACGGTGGGCGAGCCCAGGCCCTTCTTCGGGGGACTGTGCAGACGGCACAGTGTCACGGCGGCCACCACCAGGATGAAGAGGAGGAAGCCCGCCCCGTAGCTGAGGACGCCCGCATACACGCTGCCCGCCGCGCCGGCCTCCAGCAGCTCCTCCTCGGCTGCAAAGACACCGTCGCTGCAGGCCGGCCCCGCCTCCCGGGAGCCCCCGAGGGCCGGAGCCCCAGGCGCGGCGGGAGTGGGGGACAAGGGGCTCGGACCCCTGGTGGGGACGCCGAGGCCTCAACGTCCCCCTCCCTGAGGATCCGCGGTCAGAAACGCCGGGTCAGGAGGGGCGCACCCAGGAGAGCGAGAGCCCAGCGGAGCCGGCAGCTTTGACGCCCGCCACCCGGGGTGACACCGGAGCCGCCACATGGGCTGCTGGGGACcgagctgggggggtgggggggctcgaGGGAGGCCCCTCGGAGGCAAGACGGCACGTGCACTTTATCCCCACACCAGCCCCGGCCAGGAGCTCTGCAGAACGAGGTGGCCACGAACCACGGCGTCCCCCGCCTGCCCTCGGCAGCTCCGGTGTGACCCAAGCCAGCGACCCCGagaggacagggacagagcaaGCAGCAGCAGGAGCCAGTACCTGGCAGCACCACCAGCCACGCAGAGTGATGGGAAAACCCGATAGAATTGCCCGCCAGACACGTGTACTCCCCCGCGTCCTCAAAGGTGACATTGCGCAAGGACAGAACCTCTAGCTCCTTGTCGGTGCTGTTAGCGCCCGCCGTCTACAAAGAGAGAACAGAGCGCGATAGGCGAGCGCCAGCACCTGCCACGGGCACCACAGCCACAGTCCACACGGCGACGGTCCAGCCAGGCTGCAAGGAAAacgccgccgccaccgccaccaccaccaccgcggCCACGGCCGCGGCGCCACGGGTCCTCCGCCTCGTgcgtccacacagagcccgaagccAGTCCCTCCACCGGCGAGTCCTCTGTCCCAGGCGAGCGCCAGGCGTGCGGCCGGCAGCGCTGCACAGACGCGGCATGCGGGGTGAGCGCGTgtacggggcgggggtgggggcgggcgggggtggggggcgccggCGGACGgacacgcgcacgcgcacgccAACGGGGGGCGAGCGGGCAGCGGAGCCAGGGGCAAGCGAGGGTGAGACAGACGTACAgacgcacgcacacgcgcacacgcacgcacacgcggGGGAGGGTGGGGCGGAGGCTCACAGAGGGCAGCGGCCCCTGCCGGGGCTGGAGACCTTGTGGGGGTGCGTGTAGGGCACAGGCAGGGGCAGCACAGGCCGCGGGGGCTCGAAGCGGGCGGTCACAGTGGAGGCCAGAGGCACCGGCACTGCAGAGGTGGCTCCGGCCGGAGCGCCATGCGAGCCGCAGGGCAGGGAGCGAGCAGGACGGGGGCGCACGGCCAGGGCGTCGGGAGCTGGAGCTCGGCGTGCCAGACAGCGTGGGACAGAGTCGTTACCTGCTTGGGGCCCGTGGACACGCAGCCAAAAGGCCTTCTCAGCCACGCCTATGAAATTGGAGGCTCGACAGAGGTACTCGCCCCCGTCACGCTCGGACACATTGGCCAGGCGGAGGCGCGCGTCGGCCTCCACACTCTCACTGATCCAGGACTGCGGGGACAAGAGACCCGGCTCAGGCGCGCCCTTGGCAGCCTGGCCGGGCACAGAGTGGCCGTGCGGGAGCAGGCCCCTGGCGCAGACCCCGCCACGAGGGTGGCCCTCAAGGAACGGAGCGGGGGCTCGGCGAGGGCAGCCAGCAAGGCTGCCTGCGGGAGGCGGTGGCGGGCTGTGGTTTCACAGGAGGCCCCTTCCCCGCGTCCACCcaccacagcccccccccccccccccccccccccccccccccccccccccccccccccccccccccccccccccccccccccccccccccccgagtgcGGCCCCGCAGGCGCCCCTCGGAGAGGCCTTCCTGGGCTGGCACTCAGCCTGCCTatccctgggctctgggctgggcctgcCGTGACGGTGCCCGGCTCACGGTGAGCGTGTTCCCACGAGTGCAGAGAGATCACCCACCGGGGCCATGGCAGCCTCCCCAGGCAGATCTGGACCCCTGCTCTCAGCCCAGGCGCCTggccccccacgcccccaccgACGGCCGACGTCTCTCTTCGGGCTGAGTATCGCAAGCACCCCAGCTCCGGCggcccaccccaccctggggccGTGGGAACCAAGCTGAGGCTGCCCCAGGCGAGGGCCGAGGGAGCCAGGCGGGCAGCGAGCCGCGCTGCACAAGCACTGACACAGCCCGCTCGGGGTGACACAGCCTGATCCCTGATCGGGGCGGCTGGAGGAGCTGCGGCCTGCGCCTGGGGCCCAGAGCTCGCCCGGAGGCCTAGGCTGccacctgcctgccccctcctcccccccccccccccccgggcccctgAACTTGAGCCCGGCCCAGGGCGCTGCCTGCAGGCCCACCCTCAGagcagagggggaaactgaggactcACTGCGGGGCCGTGTGCTGCCCGCCCGACATGCTGGGACCCAGCCCAGACTCCCCagccagcccccggcccccagccccctccggCCCCTGGCCCCCGGCCCGCCAGTGCCGGGCCCGAGCCCTCCGCGGCTCCTTCCCCGACGGTCCGATGCCTGGGCCCCACCCGCCGACCCCGTAACCCAGTCCCCGGCCGCTGGGGGCCAGCAGGGCCAGGCCCCAGGGCCCGGGCTCGGCCGGTGGCAGTACCCACCTTGAGCACGGTGACGTAGGGGGTGCCGTCGGGCCCCACTTTGCTGCCGTTCACTTCCACGTGCTTCAGCCACTGGATGTGGGGCTGGGCGTCGCTGTACACCTTGCAGTGGAACTCAACGTCGCTGCCCAGCACCGCCGTCTGGTTGGCCGGCAGCCCCGCCTGCAGGATGGGCCGGTGCGGAGAGCGCTCTGCGGGGAGGGCACACGGGGCTCAGGGGCCGCTCAGGCCGGCCGAGCCATcgggccgccccgccccgccccgcccgcgccgGGCCTCACCCAACACGTCCAGGGTGTAGGTCTGTTGGATGCTGCCGAACTTGTTCTCGACAACGCACGTGTAGTTGCCGCGGTCCGACGGGACCACGCTCTCCATGACCAGGCTCCACTGCTGGTGTCGCAGCTGCGGGCGGGCACGCGGGTGAGCAGGCGGCAGCCCGAGGCCCCCACCGGCCGGCGCCACCCGCCGCCAGGCCCACCTTGATGCCCCCGATGCGGTGCTCCCCCCGGAACTCCTTGCCGTTCTTCAGCCAGGAGATGGACGGAGTGGGGTTGCCGGC includes:
- the FGFR3 gene encoding fibroblast growth factor receptor 3 isoform X2 gives rise to the protein MGALARALAFCVAVAVVTGAASGPPGMEQRVVRRAAEAPGPEPGPQEQLVFGSGDTVELSCHLPAGGPTGPSVWVKDGVGLAPSDRILVGPQRLQVLNASHEDAGAYSCRQRLTQRVLCDFSVRVTDAPSSGDDEDGEDEAEDTAGAPYWTRPERMDKKLLAVPAANTVRFRCPAAGNPTPSISWLKNGKEFRGEHRIGGIKLRHQQWSLVMESVVPSDRGNYTCVVENKFGSIQQTYTLDVLERSPHRPILQAGLPANQTAVLGSDVEFHCKVYSDAQPHIQWLKHVEVNGSKVGPDGTPYVTVLKSWISESVEADARLRLANVSERDGGEYLCRASNFIGVAEKAFWLRVHGPQAAEEELLEAGAAGSVYAGVLSYGAGFLLFILVVAAVTLCRLHSPPKKGLGSPTVHKVSRFPLKRQQVSLESNSSMNSNTPLVRIARLSSGEGPALANVSELELPADPKWELSRARLTLGKPLGEGCFGQVVMAEAIGIDKDRAAKPVTVAVKMLKDDATDKDLSDLVSEMEMMKMIGRHKNIINLLGACTQGGPLYVLVEYAAKGNLREYLRARRPPGMDYSFDTCKLPEEQLTCKDLVSCAYQVARGMEYLASQKCIHRDLAARNVLVTEDNVMKIADFGLARDVHNLDYYKKTTNGRLPVKWMAPEALFDRVYTHQSDVWSFGVLLWEIFTLGGSPYPGIPVEELFKLLKEGHRMDKPANCTHDLYTIMRECWHAVPSQRPTFKQLVEDLDRILTVTSTDEYLDLSVPFEQYSPGGQDTPSSSSSGDDSVFAHDLLPPAPPGGGGPRT
- the FGFR3 gene encoding fibroblast growth factor receptor 3 isoform X3 → MGALARALAFCVAVAVVTGAASGPPGMEQRVVRRAAEAPGPEPGPQEQLVFGSGDTVELSCHLPAGGPTGPSVWVKDGVGLAPSDRILVGPQRLQVLNASHEDAGAYSCRQRLTQRVLCDFSVRVTDAPSSGDDEDGEDEAEDTAGAPYWTRPERMDKKLLAVPAANTVRFRCPAAGNPTPSISWLKNGKEFRGEHRIGGIKLRHQQWSLVMESVVPSDRGNYTCVVENKFGSIQQTYTLDVLERSPHRPILQAGLPANQTAVLGSDVEFHCKVYSDAQPHIQWLKHVEVNGSKVGPDGTPYVTVLKSWISESVEADARLRLANVSERDGGEYLCRASNFIGVAEKAFWLRVHGPQAAEEELLEAGAAGSVYAGVLSYGAGFLLFILVVAAVTLCRLHSPPKKGLGSPTVHKVSRFPLKRQVSLESNSSMNSNTPLVRIARLSSGEGPALANVSELELPADPKWELSRARLTLGKPLGEGCFGQVVMAEAIGIDKDRAAKPVTVAVKMLKDDATDKDLSDLVSEMEMMKMIGRHKNIINLLGACTQGGPLYVLVEYAAKGNLREYLRARRPPGMDYSFDTCKLPEEQLTCKDLVSCAYQVARGMEYLASQKCIHRDLAARNVLVTEDNVMKIADFGLARDVHNLDYYKKTTNGRLPVKWMAPEALFDRVYTHQSDVWSFGVLLWEIFTLGGSPYPGIPVEELFKLLKEGHRMDKPANCTHDLYTIMRECWHAVPSQRPTFKQLVEDLDRILTVTSTDEYLDLSVPFEQYSPGGQDTPSSSSSGDDSVFAHDLLPPAPPGGGGPRT
- the FGFR3 gene encoding fibroblast growth factor receptor 3 isoform X6, giving the protein MGALARALAFCVAVAVVTGAASGPPGMEQRVVRRAAEAPGPEPGPQEQLVFGSGDTVELSCHLPAGGPTGPSVWVKDGVGLAPSDRILVGPQRLQVLNASHEDAGAYSCRQRLTQRVLCDFSVRVTDAPSSGDDEDGEDEAEDTAGAPYWTRPERMDKKLLAVPAANTVRFRCPAAGNPTPSISWLKNGKEFRGEHRIGGIKLRHQQWSLVMESVVPSDRGNYTCVVENKFGSIQQTYTLDVLERSPHRPILQAGLPANQTAVLGSDVEFHCKVYSDAQPHIQWLKHVEVNGSKVGPDGTPYVTVLKTAGANSTDKELEVLSLRNVTFEDAGEYTCLAGNSIGFSHHSAWLVVLPAEEELLEAGAAGSVYAGVLSYGAGFLLFILVVAAVTLCRLHSPPKKGLGSPTVHKVSRFPLKRQVSLESNSSMNSNTPLVRIARLSSGEGPALANVSELELPADPKWELSRARLTLGKPLGEGCFGQVVMAEAIGIDKDRAAKPVTVAVKMLKDDATDKDLSDLVSEMEMMKMIGRHKNIINLLGACTQGGPLYVLVEYAAKGNLREYLRARRPPGMDYSFDTCKLPEEQLTCKDLVSCAYQVARGMEYLASQKCIHRDLAARNVLVTEDNVMKIADFGLARDVHNLDYYKKTTNGRLPVKWMAPEALFDRVYTHQSDVWSFGVLLWEIFTLGGSPYPGIPVEELFKLLKEGHRMDKPANCTHDLYTIMRECWHAVPSQRPTFKQLVEDLDRILTVTSTDEYLDLSVPFEQYSPGGQDTPSSSSSGDDSVFAHDLLPPAPPGGGGPRT
- the FGFR3 gene encoding fibroblast growth factor receptor 3 isoform X1 yields the protein MGALARALAFCVAVAVVTGAASGPPGMEQRVVRRAAEAPGPEPGPQEQLVFGSGDTVELSCHLPAGGPTGPSVWVKDGVGLAPSDRILVGPQRLQVLNASHEDAGAYSCRQRLTQRVLCDFSVRVTDAPSSGDDEDGEDEAEDTAGAPYWTRPERMDKKLLAVPAANTVRFRCPAAGNPTPSISWLKNGKEFRGEHRIGGIKLRHQQWSLVMESVVPSDRGNYTCVVENKFGSIQQTYTLDVLERSPHRPILQAGLPANQTAVLGSDVEFHCKVYSDAQPHIQWLKHVEVNGSKVGPDGTPYVTVLKSWISESVEADARLRLANVSERDGGEYLCRASNFIGVAEKAFWLRVHGPQAAEEELLEAGAAGSVYAGVLSYGAGFLLFILVVAAVTLCRLHSPPKKGLGSPTVHKVSRFPLKRQVTVSLESNSSMNSNTPLVRIARLSSGEGPALANVSELELPADPKWELSRARLTLGKPLGEGCFGQVVMAEAIGIDKDRAAKPVTVAVKMLKDDATDKDLSDLVSEMEMMKMIGRHKNIINLLGACTQGGPLYVLVEYAAKGNLREYLRARRPPGMDYSFDTCKLPEEQLTCKDLVSCAYQVARGMEYLASQKCIHRDLAARNVLVTEDNVMKIADFGLARDVHNLDYYKKTTNGRLPVKWMAPEALFDRVYTHQSDVWSFGVLLWEIFTLGGSPYPGIPVEELFKLLKEGHRMDKPANCTHDLYTIMRECWHAVPSQRPTFKQLVEDLDRILTVTSTDEYLDLSVPFEQYSPGGQDTPSSSSSGDDSVFAHDLLPPAPPGGGGPRT
- the FGFR3 gene encoding fibroblast growth factor receptor 3 isoform X5; its protein translation is MGALARALAFCVAVAVVTGAASGPPGMEQRVVRRAAEAPGPEPGPQEQLVFGSGDTVELSCHLPAGGPTGPSVWVKDGVGLAPSDRILVGPQRLQVLNASHEDAGAYSCRQRLTQRVLCDFSVRVTDAPSSGDDEDGEDEAEDTAGAPYWTRPERMDKKLLAVPAANTVRFRCPAAGNPTPSISWLKNGKEFRGEHRIGGIKLRHQQWSLVMESVVPSDRGNYTCVVENKFGSIQQTYTLDVLERSPHRPILQAGLPANQTAVLGSDVEFHCKVYSDAQPHIQWLKHVEVNGSKVGPDGTPYVTVLKTAGANSTDKELEVLSLRNVTFEDAGEYTCLAGNSIGFSHHSAWLVVLPAEEELLEAGAAGSVYAGVLSYGAGFLLFILVVAAVTLCRLHSPPKKGLGSPTVHKVSRFPLKRQQVSLESNSSMNSNTPLVRIARLSSGEGPALANVSELELPADPKWELSRARLTLGKPLGEGCFGQVVMAEAIGIDKDRAAKPVTVAVKMLKDDATDKDLSDLVSEMEMMKMIGRHKNIINLLGACTQGGPLYVLVEYAAKGNLREYLRARRPPGMDYSFDTCKLPEEQLTCKDLVSCAYQVARGMEYLASQKCIHRDLAARNVLVTEDNVMKIADFGLARDVHNLDYYKKTTNGRLPVKWMAPEALFDRVYTHQSDVWSFGVLLWEIFTLGGSPYPGIPVEELFKLLKEGHRMDKPANCTHDLYTIMRECWHAVPSQRPTFKQLVEDLDRILTVTSTDEYLDLSVPFEQYSPGGQDTPSSSSSGDDSVFAHDLLPPAPPGGGGPRT
- the FGFR3 gene encoding fibroblast growth factor receptor 3 isoform X4 — its product is MGALARALAFCVAVAVVTGAASGPPGMEQRVVRRAAEAPGPEPGPQEQLVFGSGDTVELSCHLPAGGPTGPSVWVKDGVGLAPSDRILVGPQRLQVLNASHEDAGAYSCRQRLTQRVLCDFSVRVTDAPSSGDDEDGEDEAEDTAGAPYWTRPERMDKKLLAVPAANTVRFRCPAAGNPTPSISWLKNGKEFRGEHRIGGIKLRHQQWSLVMESVVPSDRGNYTCVVENKFGSIQQTYTLDVLERSPHRPILQAGLPANQTAVLGSDVEFHCKVYSDAQPHIQWLKHVEVNGSKVGPDGTPYVTVLKTAGANSTDKELEVLSLRNVTFEDAGEYTCLAGNSIGFSHHSAWLVVLPAEEELLEAGAAGSVYAGVLSYGAGFLLFILVVAAVTLCRLHSPPKKGLGSPTVHKVSRFPLKRQVTVSLESNSSMNSNTPLVRIARLSSGEGPALANVSELELPADPKWELSRARLTLGKPLGEGCFGQVVMAEAIGIDKDRAAKPVTVAVKMLKDDATDKDLSDLVSEMEMMKMIGRHKNIINLLGACTQGGPLYVLVEYAAKGNLREYLRARRPPGMDYSFDTCKLPEEQLTCKDLVSCAYQVARGMEYLASQKCIHRDLAARNVLVTEDNVMKIADFGLARDVHNLDYYKKTTNGRLPVKWMAPEALFDRVYTHQSDVWSFGVLLWEIFTLGGSPYPGIPVEELFKLLKEGHRMDKPANCTHDLYTIMRECWHAVPSQRPTFKQLVEDLDRILTVTSTDEYLDLSVPFEQYSPGGQDTPSSSSSGDDSVFAHDLLPPAPPGGGGPRT